The following coding sequences are from one Chrysiogenes arsenatis DSM 11915 window:
- a CDS encoding OmpA/MotB family protein: protein MGKKKCKCPECVPGAPAWLATFGDLMSLLLCFFVLLLSMATLDKIKIVESLGSLKSALGVLEAGRNTEVSKQPIIVTAMIQDIEEIEMEETINAIKELAEVTGLQDELQVEKDMENEGVKVTLAEGLLFDRGSADLKPAAFPVLDRLAGIINNSKRKIRVEGHTDNVQVRSTYASNWELSTARGVNVVKYFVQGRNLDPRLFSAAGYGEFKPAVPNITEANRTKNRRVEVYFLGSDRKDADDVRQLRQLLDQ from the coding sequence ATGGGAAAAAAGAAGTGCAAATGTCCCGAATGCGTCCCTGGTGCTCCCGCATGGCTTGCGACGTTTGGCGATCTTATGAGTCTCTTACTCTGCTTTTTCGTACTCCTGCTTTCTATGGCGACACTGGATAAAATTAAAATCGTGGAATCGCTTGGCTCCCTGAAGTCAGCCCTTGGCGTACTTGAGGCAGGGCGAAATACCGAAGTTTCCAAACAACCCATCATCGTAACAGCCATGATTCAGGATATTGAAGAAATTGAGATGGAAGAAACCATCAACGCCATTAAAGAGTTGGCTGAAGTGACTGGCTTGCAGGATGAACTTCAGGTTGAAAAGGATATGGAAAACGAAGGGGTAAAAGTTACCCTTGCCGAAGGGCTACTGTTCGATCGCGGCAGTGCCGATCTCAAACCGGCGGCATTCCCCGTGCTTGATCGCCTTGCGGGGATTATTAATAATTCCAAACGGAAAATTCGCGTAGAAGGGCACACTGACAACGTGCAGGTGCGTTCGACCTATGCGTCTAACTGGGAACTTTCGACGGCGCGTGGCGTGAATGTCGTGAAGTATTTTGTTCAGGGGCGCAATTTAGATCCGCGTCTCTTTAGTGCCGCGGGATATGGCGAGTTCAAGCCCGCAGTACCGAATATCACCGAAGCGAATCGAACCAAAAATCGGCGCGTTGAGGTCTATTTTCTGGGTTCTGATCGCAAAGATGCCGACGATGTGCGGCAGTTGCGCCAACTTTTGGATCAATAA
- a CDS encoding motility protein A gives MDIATLVGLVVAYALVIMAMVLGGRIGIYIDIPSVLIVFGGTMGVTLMAYPLAQVTSVMSVIKNSFFYKGEDPSAVIARMVDFATRARRDGILALETAAEEVEDNFLKNGIKLAVDGTDPELVNTILETELEYIASRHKSGVGILECMGTYAPAMGMIGTLVGLVAMLQSMDDPSSIGPSMAVALLTTMYGAMLANMFALPLAGKLKERTGEEALIKTIVINGIMSIQAGDNPRIVEQKLNSYLAPAQRKSQFE, from the coding sequence GTGGATATAGCAACGCTCGTAGGGCTTGTGGTCGCGTACGCACTCGTTATTATGGCGATGGTGCTTGGTGGCCGGATAGGAATTTACATTGATATCCCTTCAGTGTTGATTGTTTTTGGCGGGACAATGGGCGTGACGTTGATGGCCTATCCGCTGGCGCAAGTAACGAGCGTGATGTCGGTTATTAAAAACTCTTTTTTCTATAAGGGTGAAGATCCTTCAGCCGTCATTGCGCGGATGGTTGATTTCGCCACGCGCGCCCGTCGCGATGGGATTTTGGCGCTGGAAACGGCTGCTGAGGAAGTAGAAGATAATTTCCTGAAAAACGGGATTAAGCTCGCAGTTGATGGAACTGACCCTGAATTGGTGAATACTATCCTTGAAACGGAACTCGAATATATTGCCAGCCGTCACAAGTCAGGTGTTGGCATACTGGAGTGTATGGGAACGTACGCTCCAGCGATGGGGATGATTGGGACGCTTGTTGGGCTGGTTGCGATGCTGCAGTCGATGGATGACCCATCGTCTATCGGGCCGTCCATGGCGGTTGCTCTTTTAACGACGATGTACGGTGCGATGCTTGCCAATATGTTTGCCCTGCCGCTAGCGGGGAAGTTGAAAGAACGGACAGGCGAAGAAGCGTTGATTAAAACAATTGTTATTAACGGTATTATGTCGATTCAGGCGGGTGACAACCCGCGAATTGTGGAACAGAAGCTCAACTCCTACCTTGCTCCGGCACAACGAAAGAGTCAGTTTGAATAA
- a CDS encoding EAL and HDOD domain-containing protein, whose protein sequence is MDDHLYLGIQQIVDRQQDVYGYELLFRSTENNAAGEIWDDLAATARVLVNSIVNLGMQETIGDKVGFINVNHEVLAEGCVEILPHDQFILEILENTPMTSMTADLVRQYADAGFSFALDDCILEDDFHERFAPVMGHLSIIKVDVRKNTREQLIAGIPKLKTLGFKVLAEKIETHEEFDFCAGLGCDYFQGYFIARPTVLQAGGIEPAKLDLIRILKELAEDIDIRKLEKFFVTSPELNYSLLRFINSAVFSIRQNISSIRQALALIGRKQLASWLMLMLHAGPKKLYKDVHPVLQICLMRARCMELLAGNISGKRLPGVAEKAFFAGFLSLADVILGHSLEKIFQSISIDKEIESAVLKRDGVIGKLLDLNEALEEERLDVVRTLSADLGLNPEAINRVQLESFIWARNLQQNASKPRM, encoded by the coding sequence ATGGATGATCACCTTTACCTTGGTATTCAGCAAATCGTAGACCGGCAACAGGATGTGTATGGCTATGAGTTGCTGTTTCGCTCGACCGAAAACAATGCTGCCGGTGAAATCTGGGACGACTTGGCCGCTACGGCGCGTGTGCTGGTCAACTCCATTGTTAACCTGGGTATGCAGGAAACGATTGGCGATAAAGTCGGGTTTATCAACGTCAATCACGAGGTGCTGGCTGAGGGTTGTGTCGAAATTCTCCCCCACGATCAGTTTATCCTCGAAATTTTGGAAAATACGCCGATGACGTCCATGACGGCAGATTTAGTGCGGCAGTATGCTGATGCTGGCTTTAGCTTTGCGCTCGACGATTGTATTCTAGAAGATGATTTCCACGAGCGATTCGCTCCGGTGATGGGTCATCTTTCGATTATTAAAGTTGATGTGCGAAAAAACACGCGCGAACAGTTGATAGCAGGGATTCCCAAACTAAAAACGCTCGGCTTTAAAGTTCTTGCCGAAAAAATAGAGACGCACGAAGAGTTTGATTTTTGCGCGGGGCTGGGGTGTGACTACTTCCAGGGATATTTTATTGCCCGTCCTACCGTTTTGCAGGCTGGGGGCATTGAGCCGGCAAAGCTGGATCTGATTCGTATTCTTAAAGAACTTGCGGAGGATATTGATATCCGCAAGCTGGAAAAGTTTTTTGTGACCAGTCCAGAACTTAATTATAGCCTTTTGCGTTTTATCAACTCAGCGGTATTTTCCATTCGCCAGAATATTTCATCGATTCGGCAAGCGCTCGCTTTGATTGGCCGTAAGCAACTCGCCAGTTGGCTGATGCTTATGTTGCATGCGGGGCCGAAAAAGCTCTACAAAGATGTGCATCCGGTGCTTCAGATTTGCCTGATGCGTGCGCGTTGTATGGAGCTTCTGGCAGGCAATATCTCCGGTAAGAGGTTGCCGGGTGTTGCCGAAAAGGCGTTTTTTGCGGGATTCCTTTCGTTGGCCGATGTTATTTTGGGGCATTCACTCGAAAAAATCTTTCAGTCTATCTCGATTGATAAAGAAATCGAATCGGCAGTGCTCAAGCGGGACGGGGTTATCGGGAAGCTGCTTGATCTGAATGAGGCACTAGAAGAAGAGCGGCTTGATGTTGTGCGCACGTTGAGTGCCGATCTTGGGCTAAACCCTGAAGCGATTAACCGCGTGCAACTCGAAAGTTTTATTTGGGCGCGTAACCTGCAGCAAAATGCGAGCAAACCGCGCATGTAG
- a CDS encoding NAD(P)-dependent oxidoreductase encodes MFDVYFYEAFAEEESALHSFLPDTICAGFTAATPQEIGHAVAPAALISVRTQSQIPLGWAQGLQGILTRSTGYDHVLRYRQESGVAVPAGYLPLYCHRAVAEQAMLLWMALLRLLPRQQAQFHTFYRDGLTGRETAGKTLAVFGVGNIGYEVLRIGRGLDMRVLGVDIVQRHDDVEYVAPEYAAAQADILVCAMNLTQENQGYFSDDFWRQCRPGAVFVNISRGELSPPAALLAAHERGILGGIALDVYDAESALAGCLRGGKVSTDASVVATLALQKRQQVIFTPHNAFNTEESVVRKSSQSIEQVRAFFERGAFLWPVPNGESKNILSH; translated from the coding sequence ATGTTCGATGTATACTTTTACGAAGCATTTGCAGAAGAGGAATCTGCCCTGCATTCTTTTTTGCCAGATACGATCTGCGCGGGTTTTACGGCGGCGACGCCGCAGGAAATTGGTCACGCGGTGGCTCCGGCGGCGCTTATCAGTGTACGCACTCAGTCGCAGATTCCGCTTGGGTGGGCACAAGGGCTACAGGGCATTTTGACCCGCTCTACGGGGTATGATCATGTCTTGCGCTATCGTCAGGAGAGTGGTGTGGCAGTGCCAGCTGGCTATTTGCCGCTTTATTGCCATCGTGCGGTGGCGGAGCAGGCGATGCTGTTGTGGATGGCGCTGTTGCGTCTTTTGCCACGCCAGCAAGCGCAGTTCCATACGTTTTACCGTGATGGGTTGACGGGGCGTGAAACTGCGGGAAAAACGTTGGCCGTGTTCGGGGTAGGCAATATCGGGTACGAAGTGCTCAGGATTGGTCGTGGGCTGGATATGCGGGTGCTGGGGGTTGATATTGTACAGCGGCACGACGATGTGGAGTATGTCGCGCCGGAGTATGCGGCGGCGCAGGCGGATATTCTGGTTTGTGCTATGAATCTGACTCAAGAGAATCAGGGGTATTTTTCTGATGATTTTTGGCGCCAGTGCCGACCGGGAGCCGTTTTTGTCAATATTTCTCGCGGCGAATTATCGCCACCGGCGGCTTTATTGGCAGCGCATGAACGTGGAATCCTCGGTGGTATAGCGCTTGATGTGTACGATGCCGAAAGTGCTTTGGCGGGTTGTCTGCGGGGCGGGAAGGTGTCGACGGATGCGTCGGTTGTGGCAACGTTGGCTTTGCAAAAGCGACAACAGGTTATTTTTACGCCGCATAATGCGTTCAATACCGAAGAGTCAGTGGTGCGTAAGTCGTCCCAAAGCATTGAACAGGTGCGGGCATTTTTCGAGCGTGGTGCATTTTTGTGGCCGGTGCCGAATGGGGAATCAAAAAATATACTATCTCACTGA
- the priA gene encoding replication restart helicase PriA, giving the protein MHYLQVALVGIGAPLTYTAPRNLLLERGAVVRVPLGRGERVGVVLASSDTAPPEFATKLKAIHEAYPHLTLHPAQVALAEWLSNYYLHDVAGYLEAMIPPLRQTLLPERVALHHIGAISPRAKEMKRIAEQIAQGAIRFIDEIPAALRRKMVEREIIRTVPRAAAQTAYRAQNYAARLSDVQRTAWQAALATDRPVLLHGITGSGKTEIYFSLMDTVLAEGGSVIYLVPEINLTPLLRDKLLAVFGERVAVIHSQIGEAERYRYFLQMTTGEISIVVGARSALFAPMPHLKLIIVDEEHDNSYFQSESPVYHARDAALVRGQIEGARVILGSATPSLESYLNAEKGKYLLCHLATRFAGTLPQVEIIPPVAAREASPLGSDIEKDLTQTLAGGKQAIVFLNRRGFSPYAICQQCRTTLKCPHCDVSLTYHKALGKVMCHYCESSFALGHPCSECGSREFVMMGMGTERLEEYLEQAFGTYGVIRIDSDSAGTRTRAEALIRSFAAGEARLLVGTQMIAKGHHFPDVDMVVVLGVDALVNIPDFRAGERVFQLLTQVSGRAGRQDGANGRVVIQSEYAELPAMQAVLAADQSIFYQAEVDFRRDFGYPPFGRMALLGISGTRQDEVRRAIETLAEVARGNTLGVEVLGPTPFMVEQVRQRYQWKVLFKASTHRALALLLDELRGKTLPRALRLKIVVDPVGVG; this is encoded by the coding sequence ATGCACTACCTTCAGGTGGCTTTAGTTGGCATTGGCGCACCGCTGACCTACACGGCACCGCGCAATCTGTTGCTGGAACGTGGCGCGGTAGTGCGCGTTCCGCTGGGGCGTGGTGAACGGGTGGGTGTGGTGCTTGCCAGCAGCGACACCGCACCGCCGGAATTTGCGACGAAATTAAAAGCCATCCACGAAGCATATCCCCATCTGACGTTGCATCCGGCGCAGGTCGCACTCGCCGAATGGCTCTCCAACTATTATTTGCACGACGTCGCGGGCTATCTGGAAGCCATGATTCCACCACTGCGGCAGACCCTCTTGCCCGAGCGGGTGGCGCTGCATCACATCGGCGCGATTTCCCCTCGCGCCAAAGAGATGAAACGGATTGCCGAACAGATTGCGCAGGGGGCGATCCGCTTTATCGACGAAATCCCGGCCGCTCTGCGGCGCAAAATGGTAGAGCGGGAAATTATCCGCACCGTGCCGCGTGCCGCCGCGCAAACGGCTTACCGGGCGCAAAACTATGCGGCACGCCTGAGCGATGTGCAGCGCACCGCTTGGCAGGCGGCACTGGCGACGGATCGCCCCGTGCTGCTCCACGGCATTACCGGCAGCGGCAAAACCGAAATCTACTTTTCCCTGATGGATACTGTGCTGGCGGAAGGTGGCTCTGTCATCTATCTCGTACCGGAAATCAACCTGACGCCGCTGCTGCGCGATAAGTTGCTAGCGGTTTTTGGCGAGCGGGTAGCGGTGATTCACTCGCAGATTGGCGAGGCGGAGCGCTACCGTTACTTTCTGCAAATGACGACGGGGGAAATTTCGATTGTTGTTGGGGCGCGCAGTGCGCTGTTTGCGCCAATGCCACACCTAAAGTTGATTATTGTCGATGAAGAACACGACAACTCCTATTTTCAGAGCGAATCACCGGTGTATCATGCGCGTGATGCCGCGCTGGTGCGGGGGCAGATCGAAGGGGCGCGGGTTATTTTGGGGTCGGCCACGCCGTCGCTGGAGAGTTACCTGAACGCCGAAAAAGGAAAATATCTTTTGTGCCATTTGGCAACCCGCTTTGCGGGGACGCTGCCGCAGGTCGAAATTATCCCGCCAGTCGCGGCGCGTGAGGCATCGCCGCTGGGGAGTGATATCGAAAAAGATTTGACGCAGACGCTTGCTGGTGGCAAGCAGGCGATTGTGTTTTTGAACCGACGAGGGTTTTCCCCCTACGCTATTTGCCAGCAGTGCCGCACGACGCTGAAATGCCCCCACTGCGATGTCAGCCTGACGTACCACAAAGCGTTGGGAAAAGTGATGTGTCACTATTGCGAATCCTCTTTCGCTCTCGGCCATCCCTGTAGCGAGTGCGGTAGCCGCGAGTTTGTGATGATGGGGATGGGGACAGAGCGGCTGGAAGAATATCTGGAACAGGCGTTCGGTACGTACGGTGTGATTCGGATTGACTCCGACAGTGCCGGAACCCGCACGCGCGCTGAGGCCTTGATCCGTTCCTTTGCGGCGGGTGAAGCGCGGCTTTTGGTGGGAACGCAGATGATTGCCAAGGGGCATCACTTTCCCGATGTTGATATGGTGGTGGTGCTCGGCGTCGATGCACTCGTAAATATTCCCGACTTTCGGGCTGGCGAGCGGGTTTTTCAACTTTTGACGCAAGTTTCCGGTCGCGCCGGACGGCAGGATGGTGCCAATGGTCGTGTTGTGATTCAGAGCGAATACGCTGAACTCCCCGCGATGCAGGCTGTGCTGGCGGCTGATCAGTCCATCTTTTATCAAGCAGAAGTCGATTTTCGGCGCGATTTTGGTTATCCGCCGTTTGGCCGGATGGCGCTACTGGGAATCAGCGGAACGCGCCAAGATGAGGTGCGGCGGGCGATAGAAACACTGGCCGAAGTGGCGCGGGGCAACACGCTGGGCGTTGAAGTGCTGGGGCCAACGCCGTTTATGGTAGAGCAGGTGCGGCAGCGCTATCAGTGGAAAGTGCTCTTTAAAGCCTCGACGCATCGCGCGCTGGCCTTGCTGTTGGATGAACTGCGGGGGAAAACCCTGCCGCGCGCACTTCGGCTGAAAATTGTGGTAGATCCGGTGGGCGTGGGGTGA
- a CDS encoding HAD family hydrolase — translation MSYAFYLFDLDGTLVDSLPDLTDSLNYTAIKIDYPKRFTMEQVRDFVGDGLTVLLRRAFPEYADVVLYLRKIFHEYYADNCNARTLLYDGVLETLETLHESGVALAVVTNKPEEFTHPILRRNHMHHLFHLIYGGDTFRFRKPDPEIIRRALNKVNIVASESLMVGDSINDIQAAAGAGVDSVLVTYGYGKLHEITPSPTFTIDTFPQILTL, via the coding sequence ATGTCATACGCCTTTTACCTGTTTGATCTTGATGGAACTCTGGTCGATTCGCTTCCCGATCTTACTGACTCGCTCAATTATACTGCGATTAAAATTGATTATCCGAAACGATTTACTATGGAACAGGTGCGCGATTTTGTTGGCGATGGGCTGACGGTGCTGCTGCGTCGGGCGTTCCCAGAATATGCTGATGTGGTGCTCTATTTACGCAAGATTTTTCATGAATACTACGCCGACAATTGTAATGCGCGGACGCTGCTCTATGATGGCGTGCTGGAAACGCTGGAAACGCTGCACGAATCGGGCGTGGCGTTGGCCGTGGTGACCAATAAGCCCGAAGAGTTTACCCATCCAATCTTGCGGCGCAATCACATGCACCACCTTTTTCACCTGATCTACGGTGGCGATACGTTTCGTTTCCGCAAACCAGACCCCGAAATTATCCGTCGTGCCCTCAATAAGGTGAATATCGTTGCGTCAGAATCGCTGATGGTAGGTGATAGTATCAATGATATTCAGGCTGCGGCTGGTGCCGGAGTTGACAGTGTTTTGGTGACTTATGGATACGGCAAGCTGCATGAAATTACGCCATCGCCAACTTTTACGATTGATACCTTTCCGCAGATTCTTACGCTCTGA
- a CDS encoding AAA family ATPase, protein MILAFCGLSGSGKSYLAAHIAAHTGLPHLRSDVIRKELAGIAPDASSRSTLGSGIYTNDLTQETYTTLIARACALPNAIIDATFSRRAWREQLYRSGIPYLLIHCWAPEAVCLTRITARLAQGNDPSEATPAVYFAQRLTWEGFTDDESFFAVDTTQPQSQLTQSILLHSTDSWDSLFHSLKKFFP, encoded by the coding sequence ATGATTCTCGCCTTCTGTGGACTTTCCGGTAGTGGCAAAAGCTACCTCGCCGCCCACATCGCCGCGCATACCGGCCTGCCACATCTGCGCTCCGACGTGATCCGCAAAGAACTTGCTGGAATCGCCCCTGACGCTTCCAGCCGTAGCACACTCGGCAGCGGCATCTATACCAACGATCTGACCCAAGAAACCTACACGACCCTGATTGCGCGAGCCTGCGCCCTGCCCAATGCCATCATCGACGCCACCTTCAGCCGCCGCGCGTGGCGCGAACAACTCTACCGCAGCGGCATTCCCTATCTACTGATCCACTGCTGGGCGCCAGAAGCTGTCTGCCTCACGCGGATTACTGCACGACTCGCTCAAGGAAACGACCCTTCCGAAGCCACCCCCGCGGTGTACTTCGCACAACGGCTGACGTGGGAAGGTTTTACAGATGATGAATCCTTTTTCGCGGTCGATACGACGCAACCACAGAGCCAACTAACGCAGTCTATACTGCTTCATTCTACTGATTCTTGGGATTCGTTGTTTCACAGTCTGAAGAAATTTTTCCCCTGA
- a CDS encoding flagellar biosynthetic protein FliO: MSQHRFFGLWWLLLLCCLIPSWVLADVVGVKYTREQDISQVWLEVDGAIGNYTAQQDAHTQTVEIHLESHRRAAVLGARYEVDDIFFSALTFADDPAGGVRVTLALKRSLDQVSVAISPLASSQALEIRMAPLSANQVSDYLPLAAPNEELALFEGSWRMFAALGIVLLLFAGLTLFLRKLGQAGSPLAMSGIRVVGRTPVGNKKNLLIIEMFDRYMVFLEWDTGACLVREVSDEKELAQIQHYEQRVHVNFSSYLRKAVTRNNPSGVAEMIRQRMDGIRSTTDKDDRRGTL; the protein is encoded by the coding sequence ATGAGTCAGCACCGCTTCTTTGGGTTGTGGTGGTTGCTGTTGCTGTGTTGCTTGATCCCTTCTTGGGTATTGGCCGATGTTGTCGGAGTAAAGTACACGCGCGAACAGGATATTTCCCAAGTGTGGCTTGAGGTTGATGGAGCAATTGGGAACTACACGGCGCAACAAGATGCACATACGCAGACAGTGGAAATTCATCTTGAGTCTCATCGACGTGCGGCGGTGCTCGGCGCGCGTTATGAAGTCGATGATATTTTCTTTTCGGCACTTACCTTTGCCGATGACCCCGCTGGTGGTGTGCGTGTCACCCTCGCTCTCAAGCGTTCGCTTGATCAGGTGAGCGTTGCCATCAGTCCACTGGCCAGCAGTCAGGCACTTGAAATCCGCATGGCTCCTTTGAGTGCCAATCAGGTGAGTGATTATCTTCCGTTGGCAGCGCCGAACGAAGAACTTGCCCTCTTTGAGGGGAGTTGGCGGATGTTCGCGGCGCTCGGGATTGTCTTACTGCTCTTTGCCGGGCTGACGCTTTTTCTGCGTAAGCTCGGGCAAGCAGGCTCACCGCTGGCCATGTCGGGGATTCGGGTCGTTGGTCGCACTCCGGTCGGAAATAAGAAAAATCTCCTTATTATCGAAATGTTTGATCGCTATATGGTTTTTCTGGAATGGGATACTGGTGCGTGCCTCGTTCGTGAAGTGAGCGACGAAAAAGAGCTGGCGCAAATTCAGCACTATGAGCAGCGTGTGCACGTCAACTTCTCTTCTTACTTACGCAAAGCGGTTACGCGCAATAACCCCAGTGGTGTTGCAGAGATGATTCGGCAGCGGATGGATGGCATACGCAGTACGACTGATAAGGATGACCGCCGTGGTACTCTGTAG
- a CDS encoding flagellar basal body-associated FliL family protein: MADEEKEEKEGGEKPKKSKKMLIIIIVVVLLLVGGGAAAYFFLFSSKPAPEEDPAAALRKTVPTESMEIGQTFPIDTFIVNLANPLGKRYLKVTMQMELDNPKMTAELDRRMPQLRDAILTILSSKTYEDISTSQGKLRLRSEIVARVNAFLTSGSIRRVYFTEFVVQ, translated from the coding sequence ATGGCAGACGAAGAAAAAGAGGAAAAAGAAGGCGGAGAGAAGCCGAAAAAATCGAAAAAAATGCTCATCATCATTATTGTTGTCGTGCTATTGCTTGTGGGTGGTGGAGCTGCGGCCTATTTCTTTCTGTTTTCGAGTAAGCCTGCGCCAGAAGAGGATCCTGCAGCGGCACTCAGAAAGACGGTACCAACAGAGTCAATGGAGATTGGCCAAACATTTCCTATTGACACGTTTATTGTCAACTTGGCCAACCCGCTTGGGAAGCGTTACTTAAAGGTAACGATGCAGATGGAGCTTGATAATCCAAAGATGACAGCGGAGCTAGACCGGCGGATGCCGCAGTTGCGCGATGCTATTCTGACGATTCTATCGAGTAAAACCTATGAAGATATCTCGACTTCGCAGGGGAAGCTTCGTCTGCGTTCGGAAATCGTTGCTCGGGTCAATGCGTTTTTGACAAGCGGTAGTATTCGCCGCGTCTATTTTACCGAATTTGTGGTGCAGTAG
- a CDS encoding RNA recognition motif domain-containing protein: MKSIYVGNLPFSAYEEDIRELFAEFGEVLSVKLISDRETGRPRGFGFVEMEDDDAKNAVAALDGANFGGRALKVNEAREREPRPRRNNW, encoded by the coding sequence ATGAAGTCTATTTATGTTGGAAACTTGCCTTTTAGCGCGTATGAAGAAGACATTCGTGAACTGTTTGCAGAATTTGGCGAAGTACTCTCTGTTAAGTTAATCAGCGATCGCGAAACTGGCCGTCCGCGCGGTTTTGGTTTTGTCGAAATGGAAGATGACGATGCTAAGAATGCCGTTGCTGCACTTGATGGCGCTAACTTCGGTGGCCGCGCACTCAAAGTAAACGAAGCTCGTGAGCGTGAGCCACGTCCACGTCGCAACAACTGGTAA
- the cysS gene encoding cysteine--tRNA ligase: protein MLRIYNTQTRQKELFTPITPHQVRMYVCGVTVYDYCHVGHARSAVAFDIIRKYFEYCGYTVTFAKNYTDIDDKIIRRALENNEPWQALAARFIAEHDTDMASLFVAPPTITPKATEHIDEMIAMIQNLIDQGYAYPAGGDVYFRISRFPEYGKLSQKNLEELQSGARIEVNTLKESPLDFVLWKGAKEGEPSWDAPFGAGRPGWHIECSAMGKKHLGDTFDIHGGGKDLVFPHHENEIAQSECANHAPFANYWIHNGFVNINDEKMSKSLGNFFTIRDILKSCDAEVLRFFLAQTHYRSPVDFCDTNLATAESGLERLYRFVEACETNEPASGNAVRPELQATLATLKTSFEAAMDDDFNTALAIAALFDAARDGNRLAPWNTAEQHALLAAFKACGNVLGIFQQPATAWFRHRSQATLSETQIEALIAQRNAARAAKDFATSDALRDQLLQGGVQIKDSKEGTTWSYVTS from the coding sequence ATGCTACGCATTTACAACACCCAAACGCGCCAAAAAGAGCTTTTTACTCCAATTACCCCTCATCAAGTCCGCATGTACGTCTGCGGCGTCACCGTGTACGACTACTGCCACGTTGGACACGCCCGCAGTGCCGTGGCCTTCGACATTATCCGTAAATACTTTGAATATTGCGGCTACACCGTAACGTTCGCCAAAAACTACACCGATATTGACGATAAAATCATCCGTCGTGCGCTCGAAAATAATGAACCGTGGCAAGCGCTCGCCGCCCGCTTTATTGCGGAACACGACACCGACATGGCCTCCCTCTTTGTCGCTCCGCCCACCATTACGCCAAAAGCGACCGAGCACATTGACGAAATGATCGCCATGATCCAAAACCTCATCGACCAAGGCTACGCCTACCCAGCCGGTGGCGACGTCTACTTCCGCATCAGCCGCTTTCCCGAATATGGCAAACTGAGTCAGAAAAATCTGGAAGAGTTGCAAAGCGGTGCGCGCATCGAAGTCAACACGCTCAAAGAATCGCCGCTTGATTTCGTCCTCTGGAAAGGGGCGAAAGAAGGAGAACCATCGTGGGACGCCCCCTTTGGCGCTGGTCGCCCCGGCTGGCACATCGAATGTTCAGCGATGGGGAAAAAACACCTGGGCGATACCTTTGACATCCACGGCGGCGGCAAGGATCTCGTTTTTCCGCATCACGAAAACGAAATCGCGCAGTCAGAATGCGCCAACCACGCACCGTTCGCCAACTATTGGATTCACAACGGATTTGTCAACATTAACGACGAAAAAATGTCCAAATCGCTCGGCAACTTCTTCACCATCCGCGATATCCTCAAAAGCTGCGATGCCGAAGTGCTCCGCTTCTTCCTTGCCCAAACCCACTACCGCAGTCCAGTTGACTTCTGCGACACCAACCTTGCCACTGCCGAAAGCGGGCTAGAGCGGCTCTACCGCTTTGTGGAAGCATGCGAAACCAACGAGCCAGCGAGTGGCAATGCCGTCCGGCCAGAACTCCAGGCGACTCTCGCGACCCTGAAAACTTCATTTGAAGCCGCGATGGACGACGACTTTAATACCGCGCTGGCCATCGCCGCCCTTTTCGACGCCGCGCGCGATGGCAACCGTCTGGCACCGTGGAACACCGCCGAGCAACACGCTTTGCTGGCGGCCTTTAAAGCCTGCGGTAACGTGCTGGGTATTTTCCAGCAACCCGCCACCGCATGGTTCCGCCACCGCTCGCAAGCCACACTCAGCGAAACTCAAATCGAAGCCCTGATAGCCCAGCGCAACGCCGCCCGCGCCGCCAAGGATTTTGCTACCTCTGATGCGCTACGCGACCAACTTTTGCAAGGTGGCGTTCAAATTAAAGACAGCAAAGAAGGGACGACGTGGAGCTACGTGACAAGTTGA
- the fliN gene encoding flagellar motor switch protein FliN — protein sequence MAVPRKSFQLSQQENEEVARKLQWYGDIRFALDVELGRRSLSLREILDLKEGSIVELRKTAGESVDVMVNHRLLATAEVVVIEDNFAIRVTDIIDDDLILEKLLEGAYRA from the coding sequence GTGGCCGTACCCCGCAAGTCATTTCAGCTTTCTCAGCAGGAAAACGAAGAGGTTGCCCGTAAGTTACAGTGGTACGGCGACATCCGTTTTGCTCTTGATGTAGAGCTTGGGCGGCGTTCGCTGAGTTTGCGTGAGATTCTTGACCTTAAAGAAGGCTCGATCGTCGAGTTGCGAAAAACGGCGGGCGAATCGGTGGATGTGATGGTAAATCACCGCTTGCTGGCAACCGCTGAAGTGGTGGTTATTGAAGATAACTTTGCTATTCGTGTCACCGACATTATTGACGATGATTTGATTCTCGAAAAACTCCTTGAAGGAGCTTACCGCGCATGA